One Gemmatimonadota bacterium DNA window includes the following coding sequences:
- a CDS encoding TOMM precursor leader peptide-binding protein: protein MKAPAEKTREPGTPGTTSKNARQGKLTRTTPDDLGLVDLPALTPHLRSHVIGAQQTLLVSESFDTLLHGALLCDLLPLLDGRCPLAGIVADLEGRYAAADVRAAIVSLSDRGYVISADHGMDRSRAAYWTSLGASPRWVEQRLADSRVAVDGDDGRLSRQLETSGAGVVADVVADDDVQLKVIVCDDYLDARFAAVNRCRLEAGAPWMLVRPHGMEALFGPVFHADRKGPCWDCLAHRLRGHKEAHQFLRHVAGEDAAFKPFAAEPVALEAVYGLVSAEIVKWLVLEESAPIDGQAISLHVGAVASSTHTVLRRPQCPACGEEALHRPDRPPVPLRLKASPKLHRNSGGARAVTPEATLAQYRHLVSPVSGIVTWLARTTSEHDAWLHVYWAGSNPGMRSRSLSSLRRSLRSKSAGKGSTREQSETSALCEAIERHSGAFSGDEIRTRGQFVDFAAEDRAIHPNDVQLFSNDQLDNAESINTAGHPYNIVPPRFNPAAEIDWTPVWSFTQGRHRYLPTSMLYSMAPEQRGPAEVIADSNGCAAGNTLEEAILQGFYELVERDAFAIWWYNRLSVPGVDLSSFDDPFLASATDYYGRCEREVWMLDVTSDTGIPSFVALSRRPDAETEDIIYGAGAHADPRLAALRALCELNQCLTWLPRPGGSVGGGQSGRSGLTGQPAQSGRSGRPNQPMIDDPMALNWWKTARIADCAWLAPSTDAPLRQAAQYPAIETADTREDVDCCRALIEARGMEFLVLDQTRPDIGMPVARVIVPGMRHFWARFAPGRLYDVPVDMGFRNQPLTEAELNPAPVIV, encoded by the coding sequence ATGAAAGCGCCTGCCGAGAAGACGCGGGAACCCGGGACGCCAGGGACGACCAGCAAGAATGCCCGCCAGGGGAAACTCACGAGAACGACCCCCGATGACCTGGGCCTCGTCGATCTTCCCGCGCTTACCCCGCACTTGCGATCCCACGTCATCGGCGCACAGCAGACGCTGCTGGTTTCCGAGTCCTTCGATACACTGCTGCACGGCGCCCTGCTTTGCGATCTGCTTCCTCTTCTCGACGGCCGCTGTCCCCTGGCCGGCATCGTCGCCGACCTCGAGGGCCGCTATGCCGCGGCCGATGTGCGCGCGGCGATCGTTTCGCTCTCCGACCGGGGCTATGTCATCTCCGCCGATCATGGCATGGACCGGTCCCGGGCGGCATACTGGACGTCCCTCGGCGCATCGCCCCGATGGGTCGAACAACGGCTGGCGGATTCGCGCGTCGCTGTCGACGGCGACGACGGAAGGCTGTCCCGGCAGCTGGAAACGAGCGGCGCCGGCGTGGTGGCCGACGTGGTGGCCGACGACGACGTCCAGCTCAAGGTTATCGTATGCGACGATTACCTCGACGCGCGGTTTGCAGCGGTGAATCGGTGCCGGCTCGAGGCGGGAGCGCCGTGGATGCTGGTGCGTCCGCACGGCATGGAGGCGCTGTTCGGACCCGTCTTTCACGCGGACCGGAAGGGCCCCTGCTGGGACTGCCTGGCCCACCGGCTACGGGGCCACAAGGAGGCCCACCAGTTCCTTCGGCACGTTGCCGGCGAGGATGCCGCCTTCAAGCCGTTCGCCGCCGAACCTGTCGCGCTTGAGGCGGTATACGGGCTGGTTTCGGCTGAAATCGTCAAGTGGCTGGTGCTGGAGGAATCGGCGCCGATCGACGGACAGGCAATTTCGTTGCATGTCGGCGCGGTCGCGAGCTCGACGCATACGGTCCTGCGCCGGCCGCAATGTCCGGCCTGCGGCGAAGAAGCGCTGCACCGGCCCGACCGGCCGCCGGTGCCGCTGCGTCTCAAGGCCAGCCCCAAACTCCACCGCAACAGCGGCGGTGCGCGGGCCGTGACGCCGGAAGCCACCCTGGCGCAATACCGCCACCTTGTGAGCCCGGTAAGCGGCATCGTAACCTGGCTGGCGCGCACGACCAGTGAGCATGACGCCTGGCTTCACGTCTACTGGGCCGGGAGCAATCCCGGTATGAGAAGCCGGAGCCTGAGTTCGCTCAGGCGCAGCCTGCGCAGCAAAAGCGCCGGCAAGGGCAGTACGCGGGAACAGTCCGAGACCAGTGCCCTCTGCGAGGCGATCGAACGTCATTCAGGCGCTTTTAGCGGAGACGAAATCCGTACCCGCGGTCAATTCGTCGATTTCGCCGCCGAAGACCGGGCGATCCACCCCAACGACGTGCAGTTGTTCAGTAACGACCAGCTCGACAACGCGGAAAGCATCAACACGGCAGGCCACCCCTACAACATCGTCCCGCCTCGTTTCAATCCCGCCGCCGAAATCGACTGGACGCCCGTGTGGTCGTTCACGCAAGGACGGCATCGATACCTGCCGACGTCGATGCTCTACAGCATGGCGCCGGAACAGCGCGGACCCGCCGAAGTGATTGCCGATTCCAACGGCTGCGCCGCGGGGAACACCCTGGAGGAGGCCATCCTGCAGGGTTTCTATGAACTGGTCGAGCGCGATGCCTTCGCCATCTGGTGGTATAACCGGCTGAGCGTCCCCGGGGTGGATCTCTCCAGCTTTGACGACCCATTCCTCGCGTCGGCCACGGACTATTACGGACGATGCGAGCGGGAGGTCTGGATGCTCGACGTGACGTCCGATACGGGCATTCCGTCCTTCGTTGCGCTTTCCCGGCGGCCGGACGCGGAAACCGAGGACATCATATACGGCGCGGGCGCCCATGCCGACCCGCGACTGGCGGCCCTGCGCGCCTTATGCGAGTTGAACCAGTGCCTGACGTGGCTTCCCCGGCCCGGTGGAAGCGTAGGCGGCGGTCAATCGGGTCGGTCCGGACTAACCGGTCAGCCCGCACAGTCTGGCCGATCCGGTCGACCTAACCAGCCCATGATCGACGATCCCATGGCGCTAAACTGGTGGAAGACGGCTCGAATCGCCGATTGTGCCTGGCTGGCGCCGTCGACGGACGCGCCGCTCAGGCAGGCCGCGCAGTATCCGGCGATCGAGACCGCGGATACACGGGAAGACGTGGACTGCTGCCGCGCGCTGATCGAAGCCAGGGGCATGGAGTTCCTCGTGCTGGACCAGACCCGGCCGGACATCGGCATGCCGGTGGCGCGGGTCATCGTACCGGGCATGCGCCATTTCTGGGCGAGATTCGCCCCGGGGCGCCTGTACGACGTGCCGGTCGACATGGGCTTTCGCAATCAACCCCTGACCGAGGCCGAATTGAACCCCGCACCGGTCATCGTGTAA
- a CDS encoding sodium:solute symporter family protein — MADQPYGPGAFAFLAAYLVFMIVLGYVARSRRRDDSMSSFYLAGKNLGALVLFFTLYATQYSGNTLIGYPGEAYRLGYAWIMSVGFMMAIVVAYLLFAPPLYRASQRGNFVTPGDWITHRFGADGRSGLTLFAGVLFVVAIANYLLAQLLAVGHIVSGLSGGAIPFWAGVVILAVIILFYETLGGMQAVAWTDCIQGLLLFVGLLGMLAAVVAGSDRLGEATAWIIAHQPAKAALPEGETIRTWISTILLVGFAAAVYPQAIQRIFAARSTRSLKRSFTFMAFMPLATISAVVLVGILAIPQLSGLEGVETDQVMPRLLRVWAAESLWLYVMTVLVLTGIVAAIMSTADSVLLSLSSLLVKDVLGRFRMGSLPEARHTAWGKRLSWIIMAILVLIALTPDLTLWGLIELKMEVLIQTAPLFVLGVLWPRFSASGAAAGMAAGTVLAAGLTLAGMGKVWGWHAGVLGLALNVIVGVAVSWAGRSHRFRSPNILDFCN, encoded by the coding sequence ATGGCGGATCAGCCTTACGGCCCCGGCGCCTTCGCCTTCCTGGCCGCCTACCTCGTCTTCATGATCGTCCTGGGATACGTGGCCCGGTCCCGCCGCCGGGACGATTCCATGTCCTCCTTCTACCTGGCGGGCAAGAACCTGGGCGCCCTGGTTCTCTTCTTCACGCTCTACGCGACCCAGTACAGCGGAAACACGCTCATCGGCTATCCAGGCGAGGCCTACCGGCTGGGATACGCCTGGATCATGAGCGTCGGTTTCATGATGGCCATCGTGGTGGCCTACCTGCTCTTCGCGCCGCCGCTCTACCGCGCGTCGCAGCGGGGCAACTTCGTGACGCCGGGCGACTGGATCACCCATCGATTCGGTGCGGACGGAAGATCCGGACTGACCCTCTTCGCCGGCGTGCTGTTCGTGGTCGCCATCGCCAACTACCTGCTCGCGCAGCTCCTGGCGGTTGGGCACATCGTTTCCGGCCTGTCTGGCGGCGCCATTCCGTTCTGGGCGGGCGTGGTGATCCTCGCGGTCATCATCCTGTTTTATGAGACCCTCGGCGGCATGCAGGCCGTGGCGTGGACCGACTGCATCCAGGGCCTGCTTCTCTTCGTCGGCCTGCTGGGCATGCTGGCCGCCGTGGTCGCGGGGAGCGACCGCCTCGGTGAAGCGACGGCGTGGATCATCGCCCATCAGCCTGCGAAAGCCGCGCTTCCCGAGGGAGAAACGATCCGTACCTGGATCAGCACCATCCTGCTGGTCGGCTTCGCCGCCGCCGTCTATCCCCAGGCCATACAACGCATCTTCGCCGCCCGGAGCACCCGCAGCCTGAAGCGGTCGTTCACCTTCATGGCCTTCATGCCCCTGGCCACCATCTCGGCGGTCGTGCTCGTCGGGATCCTCGCCATCCCGCAGCTATCGGGCCTGGAGGGTGTCGAAACCGACCAGGTCATGCCCCGCCTGCTTCGGGTCTGGGCCGCCGAATCGCTCTGGCTCTACGTCATGACCGTGCTCGTCCTCACCGGCATCGTCGCGGCGATCATGTCGACGGCCGACTCCGTCCTGCTCAGCCTCTCTTCCCTGCTCGTCAAGGACGTGCTGGGCCGGTTCCGGATGGGTTCGCTCCCGGAAGCGCGCCATACCGCGTGGGGGAAGCGCCTGTCCTGGATCATCATGGCCATCCTGGTCCTCATCGCCCTGACGCCGGATCTCACCCTGTGGGGACTCATCGAGCTGAAGATGGAGGTGCTGATCCAGACTGCCCCGCTGTTTGTACTTGGGGTGCTGTGGCCGCGATTCAGCGCGTCAGGCGCGGCCGCGGGCATGGCCGCGGGCACGGTACTCGCGGCCGGGCTGACCCTCGCGGGCATGGGCAAGGTCTGGGGCTGGCACGCCGGCGTGCTGGGCCTTGCGCTGAACGTGATTGTGGGGGTGGCGGTGAGTTGGGCAGGGCGTTCCCATCGGTTCAGATCACCGAATATACTTGACTTTTGTAACTAA
- a CDS encoding ATP-binding cassette domain-containing protein codes for MQPNEPKYSPLAELADRFGESVPCAGNLPVYLDDRDSVWFIDQGVVNLFLVELKNGTEQAAPQHLLRRESGWLLPGVAPHRLGGETDTTLSIIARGMPGTLLKRLPASLLSRVDPAELAEQTDTWLTAITETLARFAIPPPRPTALAEPGLTQTLAPCTLSVRRGVVWISEPPSGAGLFMGIVDTAELAETGSPHETVIPLARTSWLTLVDEATLTGQSTETLARQGRLLAALASFHAVAFTLERLNRRLVVVDAVNLERARTASRRTAENTARQRLYNIYDLPTDRDDGAEDTALADALQLIGRHEGIDFKIPARSGQSETPVGLVDILDASGVRARRVRFNAEDRWWHGDSNALLAYRADDGRPVALLPGMFGRYRQIDPAGNRRTRVSAARLAGSDALAEEAWMFYQPLPARGVKPADLLGIALRGSASDWARMVIAGLPYGMIRLLPALALGYVANHITTGGSAGMLYAVAVAIAAFGLLGAMLHLLQNMAMMRLEGRSASRVEAAFWDRLMRLPPGMLHRNPAGDLAMSGMTFQQLRDGLRGVVANCFLSLVFLLPVFGVIFFYDTTLGIVTLLFSLVSLLVTLVLGLRQISPYGWMIRAARRVAGRLFQIVGGISKLRMDNAEGSAYAIWARDYRAQKRAEIELGALEGHSRAFGAALPFLAAGVLLFTVMEAGDRNMPVGDFLVVYTVFIVFQSTIARLGESIGALASMLPAFEQMRPLLSAAPETGTEGEPVEYLGGDILFDHVSFRYDADGPLILDDVTIRAHPGEFVAIAGESGAGKSTLFRLALGIDWPTAGAVYYDGRDLRHLNLKQVRRKIGAVPQSVGLHPQDLWDNLVSHYEGVSTDEVWAAVRTAEVEDQIKAMPMGMMTMVGTSGSVLSGGESQRITIARSVIGSPRIMLFDEATNWLDNENQSSVMRNLAALTSTRLVIAHRLSTLEQADRIYVLKAGKVVQSGSFNELKETDGVFKELIRRQIA; via the coding sequence ATGCAGCCCAACGAACCGAAATACTCGCCATTGGCCGAACTCGCCGATCGCTTCGGCGAATCCGTGCCCTGCGCAGGTAACCTGCCCGTCTACCTCGACGACCGGGACAGCGTCTGGTTCATCGACCAGGGCGTCGTCAACCTGTTCCTGGTCGAACTCAAAAACGGGACGGAGCAGGCGGCGCCGCAGCACTTATTGCGCCGGGAATCGGGCTGGCTGCTGCCGGGGGTCGCGCCGCACCGGTTGGGCGGTGAAACAGACACCACGCTCAGTATCATCGCCAGGGGAATGCCGGGCACCCTGCTCAAGCGTCTGCCGGCTTCCCTGCTGTCCCGGGTGGATCCAGCGGAACTGGCGGAACAGACCGACACGTGGCTGACCGCCATTACGGAGACGCTGGCGCGTTTCGCCATCCCCCCTCCCCGTCCGACCGCGCTGGCCGAACCCGGCCTGACGCAGACGCTGGCGCCCTGTACGTTGTCCGTCCGTCGCGGCGTGGTATGGATCTCTGAACCGCCGTCCGGCGCGGGCCTGTTCATGGGGATCGTCGACACGGCGGAACTTGCGGAGACGGGCAGCCCCCACGAGACGGTCATCCCGCTGGCCCGGACGAGTTGGCTCACCCTGGTCGACGAGGCGACGCTGACCGGTCAGTCAACGGAAACACTGGCCCGGCAGGGCAGGCTGCTGGCGGCACTCGCCTCGTTCCACGCGGTCGCATTCACCCTGGAGCGCCTGAACCGCCGGCTGGTCGTTGTAGATGCCGTCAATCTCGAACGGGCGCGGACAGCGAGCCGCCGAACGGCCGAGAACACCGCGCGTCAGCGACTCTACAATATCTACGACCTTCCGACCGACCGGGATGACGGTGCCGAGGATACGGCACTTGCGGATGCCCTGCAGCTGATCGGCCGTCATGAAGGCATCGATTTCAAGATCCCGGCGCGATCGGGCCAATCCGAAACCCCCGTCGGCCTCGTGGACATACTTGACGCTTCCGGCGTGCGCGCCCGGCGCGTGCGTTTCAACGCCGAGGACCGCTGGTGGCACGGTGACAGCAACGCGCTGCTGGCCTACCGCGCCGACGACGGTCGGCCCGTGGCGCTGCTGCCGGGCATGTTCGGACGATACCGTCAAATTGACCCGGCCGGCAATCGACGCACACGGGTCTCGGCGGCCCGCCTGGCCGGTTCGGACGCGCTGGCGGAAGAGGCCTGGATGTTCTATCAGCCCCTGCCGGCAAGGGGTGTGAAACCGGCGGACCTGCTGGGCATCGCCCTGCGCGGCTCGGCCTCGGACTGGGCACGGATGGTGATCGCCGGGCTTCCATACGGCATGATCCGGCTGCTGCCGGCGCTCGCCCTCGGGTACGTAGCGAACCACATCACGACGGGTGGAAGCGCTGGAATGCTATACGCGGTCGCCGTGGCGATTGCGGCCTTCGGCCTGCTCGGCGCAATGCTGCACCTGCTCCAGAACATGGCGATGATGCGGCTGGAGGGGCGCTCGGCCTCCCGAGTCGAAGCCGCCTTCTGGGACCGTCTCATGCGTCTTCCACCCGGCATGCTGCACCGCAATCCGGCGGGCGACCTGGCCATGTCGGGAATGACCTTTCAGCAACTCCGCGACGGATTGCGGGGGGTCGTCGCCAACTGTTTCCTGTCGCTGGTATTCCTGCTTCCGGTTTTCGGCGTCATCTTCTTCTACGACACCACCCTCGGGATCGTCACCCTCCTCTTCAGCCTGGTTTCGCTGCTGGTCACCCTGGTGCTGGGATTGCGCCAGATCTCTCCATACGGATGGATGATCAGGGCGGCCCGGCGCGTGGCCGGCCGGCTCTTCCAGATCGTGGGGGGCATTTCCAAGCTGCGCATGGATAACGCGGAAGGTTCGGCTTACGCCATCTGGGCACGGGATTATCGCGCACAGAAGCGCGCGGAGATCGAACTGGGCGCACTGGAGGGGCATTCTCGGGCATTTGGTGCCGCACTGCCATTCCTTGCCGCCGGCGTGCTCCTGTTCACGGTAATGGAGGCGGGAGATCGCAACATGCCGGTCGGCGATTTTCTCGTCGTTTACACGGTCTTCATCGTGTTTCAGTCCACCATCGCCCGGCTCGGCGAGTCCATCGGCGCCCTGGCCTCCATGCTGCCGGCCTTCGAGCAGATGCGTCCGCTGCTTTCGGCGGCGCCTGAGACGGGTACGGAAGGCGAACCGGTCGAATACCTGGGCGGGGACATCCTGTTCGATCATGTTTCTTTCCGCTACGACGCCGACGGACCACTGATCCTCGACGACGTAACGATTCGCGCTCATCCCGGCGAATTCGTCGCCATTGCCGGGGAATCCGGCGCCGGGAAGAGCACCCTGTTCCGGCTTGCGCTCGGCATCGACTGGCCGACCGCCGGGGCGGTATACTACGACGGGCGCGACCTGAGGCACCTGAATCTGAAACAGGTGCGCCGGAAGATCGGCGCGGTACCCCAATCGGTCGGACTCCATCCCCAGGATCTCTGGGACAACCTCGTCAGCCACTATGAAGGCGTGTCGACCGATGAAGTATGGGCGGCGGTCCGGACCGCCGAGGTCGAAGACCAGATCAAGGCCATGCCCATGGGCATGATGACCATGGTGGGCACCAGCGGTTCCGTTCTGTCGGGCGGCGAGAGCCAGCGCATCACGATCGCCCGCTCGGTGATCGGCAGCCCGCGTATCATGTTGTTCGACGAGGCGACGAACTGGCTGGACAACGAGAACCAGTCCAGCGTGATGCGGAACCTGGCCGCGCTGACTTCCACTCGCCTCGTCATCGCCCATCGCCTGTCCACGCTCGAGCAGGCCGATCGCATCTACGTGCTGAAAGCCGGCAAGGTCGTCCAAAGCGGCTCTTTCAACGAACTGAAGGAGACCGACGGGGTATTCAAGGAACTGATCAGGCGGCAAATCGCCTGA
- a CDS encoding NHLP leader peptide family natural product precursor produces MSIFERSKIMRSGDEMLKQIVEKSSLDSDFRQKLIADPKSTICEELDITMPESMSIQVHESDMQTVHIALPPDANITEEQLEAVSAGLCCCW; encoded by the coding sequence ATGTCAATTTTCGAAAGGAGTAAAATCATGAGAAGTGGCGATGAAATGTTAAAGCAGATCGTAGAGAAGTCCTCCCTGGATTCGGATTTCAGGCAAAAGCTGATCGCGGACCCGAAGTCGACCATCTGTGAGGAACTGGACATTACGATGCCGGAATCCATGTCGATCCAGGTCCACGAAAGCGATATGCAGACGGTACATATCGCACTGCCCCCGGATGCGAATATCACCGAGGAGCAGCTTGAAGCCGTCTCGGCCGGACTCTGCTGCTGCTGGTAA